The genomic window TCAAAATTTTGtgtattcccattttacattttaaaatttattcatactAAAGGTTCTAATGTCATTTtaaatacctcttttttttttttttaagggttttatttatgtatttacttggcagagagaaacacagtgagagagggaatacaagcagggggagtgagagtgagtgggagaagcaggcttcccattgactagtgagcctgatacgggacttgatcccagaaacctgggatcatgacctgagccagaggcagccgcttaacgactgagccacccaggagccctccaaTGTCATTTTAATAACACTTTTTTCACATTTGGTTTAAGAAAAAGTCAATTCCATAAAGCAGAACCCAGTGGAATGAGTGTATTTGATTAGTATGATTAATTACATTGTAACACTAGGACATGATAGAAGTGCATAGTCTTTTCCAGGAGAGTCAAAAATTATTCAAACTGTCTTTAACgacaattaaaatggaaaaagccCAAGTTTTGCTAAGTTACAAATACCTTATGATGTATACAACAGAAGAACTTAAAGTTGAACCAAACCTTCATTGTGTGAAAGCTTGAAATTTTGACCATGTTTTAAAATGAGTATAACATTTTGTGATACCATTCTTGGGACACAGGATAGAAAAATATCCACACTGTTCATGAAGTTTGGTACATAGTTTTGCTGCTAAATTTAGGAGCTACCAACTGTTTCTTTAgcataagaaatagaaatagttgaCTGTTTAACAACTTGGGGGTGGAGATGGAAGTTAGGGGTGCTGATCTCTTTTCTTCCCTGCAAACCACCAAATACCAGCATTGATACGGTTTATGAATCTTTTAGTTATTAATATATGACTTGAGTTTCCTAGAAAAACACTAATGTCTGCATGTGTGCCATGCATGCAACAATCACTTAATAGAGGCTAGCTATACTGAATGAAAGTCTAGGGAATATGTCTCCTGCACAAGATACAATTCCCACCTAATACTGTGATTTTGATGTACAAGTCAGCTAGCTTGCTTTGTGGAATGCAGTGTATGCAAGATTTGAAGATGAAGTATAATTCATTTAAGGAGCAGAATCTACTACTTCAAGCCATGATGTCAACGCAGGGCTATCTGAATCAAGATTAAAACCACTTCTAAGAAATTAACTTGAACATTTGATGTGCCCAATGTTGTTATTTGTGGATAAACAATTATTTACTGATTCTATTGGCTGTACAGTggctagacttttttttttaagattttatttatttgtttaacagagatcacaagtaggcagagagaggcagacagagaggggtaagcaggctccctgtcaagcagagagcccgatgtgggcctcgatcccaggaccctgggatcatgacccaagccgaaggcagaggccttaacccgctgagccactcaggcgcccctagactttatttttaaaagatcatatttgtgagagcacaagaagggagtagcaggcagaggaagaagcaggctccttgctgaataaggagcccaatgtgggactccatctcaggaccctgggatcatgatccaaggcaaaggcagatacttaaccgactgagtcatccCCAGTGGTTAGGCTTTAGATGATATTAAAGCAGGGAAATTGCAGAGAAAGATTAAGATGACTTACCCATAAGAGACCATGCCTAGTATTGAAGTGATTATGTCTTCTACTGTTAGGAAACAGACCAAAACTTACCATTCTCCTGTATTTACCACCAAAGCTATCTGACCTGAAGATAAGAACATGACTGTAAGCCTAGGGACATTCCAGATTGATTTCAAGCCTCCTTCAAGAAAGTCCTTCTCAGCCTGGCTCCCAAATTACTGACAGACTGGTGAGTCATTATTTCAATAATAATAGAACTAGCACCAAATAAGATAAGTACTTCATTTATTTGGTACTGATAGAAACAAATATTCCTCATAAATGAATTTTCAGATAGctaaatttgtattttgaagtgctgaagaaaatattttaaaagattttatttttttgacaaagagacacagcgagagagggaacaaaagcaggggagtaggagaggaagaagcaggctttccgctgagcagagagcccaatgtacgatggatctcgggaccctgggatggtgacctgggctgaagggagacacttaacaacagagtcatccaggtgcccctgaaaatttttttaaaaacatgtctaAAATATTGTGTCTTATTAAAATGATTACATGGaatataatttacatttcatttgATATAATTATGAACCTCAGATACCGTATAAAGATGTGCTATGGTGATACTTCCTCTGTGGGGTATAGCTCTACAAAAGCACAGTCCCTTACTATGTAACTTTTGTTGTATTAGTTAATGGCCTTGCCCTTTATATGCAAAGACAATTTGGATATGTTAATGGTAATATTCACAGCAGTCTTTCCTGTAAGGCACATGTTATTGTCCTTACTTATAGTTAAAATTAAAGTTCATATGCACTAAATTTTTCTGAGGCCACAGAATTCTGTGGTGACAGAGCCACGATTGGACCCCAGATATCTCTGATTTCAAAAATCTCATGTTGTTTCTACCATATTAAATTGGACATGAATCAGAAACAGCTAGTCATgcagtacctgggtggctcagtcattaagtgtctgcctttggctcaggtcatgatcccagcgtcctgtgattgagccccacatcaggttccctgctctgagggacacctgcttctctctctcccgcttcccctgcttgtattccctctctcactgtctctttctctctgtcaaataaataaataaaatcttaaaaaaaaaaaaaaaggctggtcgCTTTAAAGTTTTCTGGAATGGCTCATCCCAGAGCCTTGGGCTTTTTGTCATGGAAGTTAGCTACTTACTCTCACACGTTCTGTGCATCTGGATACCCTTCATGCTAGGCATAGGAAACTGGGActaatgtgtgtgtttttttaaggatCATTGTACTTTATTTTACAACTTATTGAAGAATATTTGATGTggaataaattatacatattcaAAAAATTTTGATACATGTACATACCTGTGAAACCACCATCATAAGAAAGATAGTAAATACCCTTCACCCCTCGAGATTTCTTTGTACCTCTTTATATTCTGTACCTCTTGCCATCCCTaggcaaccactcatctgttttctttttttttttaaaggttttatttatttatttgacagagcgagatcataagtaggcagagaggcaggcagagagagagagaggaggaagcaggctccctgcaagcagagagcctgatgcaggactcgatcccaggatcctgagatcatgacctgagccgaaggcagaggcttaacccactgagccacccaggtgccccactcatcTATTTTCTGCCTttatagtttgcattttctagaatttcatatacaTAGAATTATATAATGCTATTTTAAATGTTAGAACTTCCTTCTCTGCTTAGGCTGTTCTAGTCACATCATCACCACAGGAGTTGTGTTGCTTTAGAGGTCTCCATCTGAGGCTTGGCAAGCCCCCTGCAATTTACAATGCCTCTTCCTCAAACCCTGCTCTGTTTTAGGTCATCTTTACCTATTTCCTCAAGCCATAAAAGACCCAGGAAGGCTTACATGATTCTTTTCCTGCTCCCTGTTCgtgacctttctcttttctcttcctctaaatGGATAGTGAATGCTATGGCCCTGATCCTGATGGGCATCTCTCTAGTTAGGGCTCCAACCATACGTACTATGCTCTCTGGTAGTCCACAAGGTTAAATGGTGTTCAGATCCTGCCCCATCAGATTTCCCAGTGGTAGACGGCAGATCCTGCATATCCCCACTTgtctgaatatatgtgtgtgtgtgtaagagtgtGTATCAGAGGAATGCATAGGGTTCTTGCTATATAAAATTGCAAGTGTAAGttttagcatatttttttaaaaaaaatcagctgctcaaacctttaaaatattttgttattactgttaAGAATAGAAtctgttaaccttaaaaataaaacagccagtTATTTCACCAGCAAAATGGATTTATTCAGGAATAACAGAGAATTGCAATTCAGGACATGCAAGCTATGGCAAAACCATAGGCAAGCCCAGAGAACAAAGAGAGGAATGCTTTTTCATAGAGGGAAAAGGGCAGTTGGGAGGGGCTGTTCTAAACAAAATGTCCATTGCAGTGAACTGAGAGTTGCAGTGTGGCGGCTTCTCATTAACTGAGTTGTGGGTGAGACATTGGCTGGACTGCTGTGTCTAGGCTGTTGTGTCTTCCTCCTGTGGGATTAGTAAAACATAGGCTTCTTCCCGTTTGGCCAAGGGCTGCAAGGAGTGGTAAGGCATGAGAACTCCCCCTTCTGGCCTtgcaacttcatttattttattttattttttaagattttatttatttatttaacagatagagaccacaagtaggcgaagaggcaggcagagagagagagagagagagagagagaggagaaagcaggctccctgctgagcgaagagtccaatgtggggctccattccaggaccctgggatcatgacctgagccaaaggcagaggctttaacccactgagccacccaggtaccccttgcaACACCATTTAAATGAGATTTCCTTTATTCAGTTTCACAAATCAAACACAAAATTATATTtgctccaaaattcattatttctgaGTTGTCAGTCATGATATTAAAAAAGTTATTTCCGTTTCATCTAAATAATTTCAAACTAATTCATGTCTGAAATGTGTGTTATTTCATCTTTCATATCCTTAATCTCAGCTTGGACTACTGTTAAAttagatattttttcatttaagaaagcaatttctttctctctttgtagtAAGTCAGTAACCAATCTCCCAATGCGTTGCGTTAAATCATTTACCAATGGTTCCAAACGGGAAAAGTCCTTCTTTAGATTATACACCTTTGGTTTTAGATCATTTGCAAAAGTCACTGTCTTCATAACTTTAGCTCTGTCACTTTCTAAGCTTAAAAACCTATCTGTGTGCTTGTTGAAATCATTCTTTAGCTCTGAAAGTATCTTCTTAATAGAGTTAATTCTTTGTGAATTTTCAGATGCTGTCTTTCGGAGCATTGCTGTTCGGTCAATGCTACTTGAGAGAAGATCACCTATGTTTTTTACTGTatctttttcaactttttcaattttattttctaattcttgaGCAGAATCTGTCAGTGATGTTACATCAGTTATTAATCCTGAAATACGTCGTATATCTGTTTTTACAGTTGTAATCTTGAGACCAACATCTTTTGCCATGGAAGCTGCACTTTGGTCTACTTTTGTCACATCTTGAGAAAGAGTTGTCAAATTGTTATTCAGTATATTCTGTTTTTCAATTATCCTGTCAGACCAAGTTTTCACTTCATAAATTTCCTCCTGTAGACGCTTTAGATGAGCAATTATTTGAAAAGACTTCCACTGTTCCATGATAGCTTCAGACTTCTGACACTGTAAGAAAATACcataataattaaattgattaaaagcttaatatataaaatacaagttGAATTTTGAACTTTAGTAAGTTCAATAATAAGTTCAATTAAAGTTAATAACTTTACCATTCTTCCTGAAAGCATGGTAAAAGATGTATCAAATGTATTACTAATAATTAAGAAGGAAAACATGAAGGAAATTTCATAAAATGTCACTAGAAagacattttttatattattaactataagaCATTTTTTATACTagtaaaaaagacatttatactatattttatacaCTAGAAAGACTATTTTTATACTAACAGTTCTCTGTACAGTGGCAAAAGAGGCTAAACGAGAGACTGTGAGGTATTTCTTCTTgctggagaagagaggaggaagcctccTCTAGATAAGCTTTGGTAGATTTGTGGGGGTCAAACAAGGCAACCTAATTTTTGAAACACAAGTTTGTTGGTAGCTATTTCTAGTGCTAGAATGAAAGGACCAATGTTCAAGACTCCATGTATATATGCTTTATTGTCctattacttttaaagattttatctttaagtaatctccatacccaatgtgggatttgagcttataacccagagatcaagactcgcatgctctactgagttagccaggtgcccc from Mustela lutreola isolate mMusLut2 chromosome 8, mMusLut2.pri, whole genome shotgun sequence includes these protein-coding regions:
- the IKBIP gene encoding inhibitor of nuclear factor kappa-B kinase-interacting protein isoform X2; amino-acid sequence: MSEVKSRKKSGPKGAPSEPGKRSEGGKSPEARGGGGEGWVDPRTGVSLLSLGTCLGLAWFVFHQSEKFTKVESQYQLLKIETNKFQGLQSKISLISEKCQKSEAIMEQWKSFQIIAHLKRLQEEIYEVKTWSDRIIEKQNILNNNLTTLSQDVTKVDQSAASMAKDVGLKITTVKTDIRRISGLITDVTSLTDSAQELENKIEKVEKDTVKNIGDLLSSSIDRTAMLRKTASENSQRINSIKKILSELKNDFNKHTDRFLSLESDRAKVMKTVTFANDLKPKVYNLKKDFSRLEPLVNDLTQRIGRLVTDLLQREKEIAFLNEKISNLTVVQAEIKDMKDEITHISDMN